The following proteins are encoded in a genomic region of Arcobacter suis CECT 7833:
- a CDS encoding transglutaminase-like cysteine peptidase, producing MQKILIISFVLISFFSLFSTASKTFNIDESQLKSIENKYGTQARTRVEEWDAMLESSKDETILNKIKNVNDFFNKITYKTDLSVWGEKDYWATPFEFMGSGAGDCEDYAIAKYFSLVKLGISDEKLRITYVSYKKANSKFEQAHMVLTYYHKTGVEPIVLDNINKTLQVASKRPDLKPVYSFNASGLWQAKTKGEARVGNNELKSWKDLMSRF from the coding sequence ATGCAAAAAATATTAATAATATCTTTTGTTCTTATCTCTTTTTTCTCTTTATTTTCAACTGCTTCAAAAACTTTTAATATCGATGAATCTCAACTAAAATCTATTGAAAATAAATATGGTACCCAAGCTAGAACTAGAGTTGAAGAATGGGATGCTATGTTGGAATCTTCAAAAGATGAAACTATCTTAAATAAAATCAAAAATGTAAATGATTTTTTTAATAAAATCACTTATAAAACCGATTTAAGTGTTTGGGGAGAAAAAGATTATTGGGCAACACCTTTCGAATTTATGGGAAGTGGAGCTGGAGATTGCGAAGATTATGCAATTGCAAAATATTTTTCTTTGGTTAAACTAGGGATTTCAGATGAGAAATTAAGAATTACCTATGTATCTTACAAAAAAGCAAATAGTAAATTTGAACAAGCGCACATGGTTTTAACTTATTATCATAAAACAGGGGTTGAACCAATAGTTTTAGATAATATCAATAAAACTTTACAAGTTGCATCTAAACGACCCGATTTAAAACCTGTTTATAGCTTTAATGCTTCTGGATTATGGCAAGCAAAAACAAAAGGTGAAGCAAGAGTTGGAAATAATGAACTTAAATCTTGGAAAGATTTAATGAGTAGATTTTAA
- a CDS encoding lmo0937 family membrane protein yields MLETIVLILVVLWILGLVTSTTMGGLIHILLVVAIIVVLIRIIRGQRL; encoded by the coding sequence ATGCTTGAAACTATTGTACTTATTTTGGTTGTTCTATGGATTTTAGGACTAGTTACTTCAACTACTATGGGTGGATTAATTCATATTTTATTAGTTGTTGCAATTATAGTGGTTTTAATCCGTATTATTAGAGGCCAACGACTATAA
- a CDS encoding bifunctional diguanylate cyclase/phosphodiesterase → MSLSKQLYIIISIIFFMIFTGNFIISVKNTKEYLEIESVTKAQDTATSLGMSLKNLLKDKSNPEIESIINAIANRGFYKEIRLENSYFSIKDSDLLKNVKDLPEGKWQISNVQIDEKIGKLEILTSVSSMENELNALENITEEKVEDQTPTEEVENEYIFTPNENYVNNKNITFSFTATKNNDKKINTSASLNVNKVLVKVSRDVKFNYIPEWFIHLIPLELEEKSSEISDGWQTSAIIYVSANPGDAYAKLYDQAKSASIYAIIAFIISMVILFIFVQYILKPLKNLEKLANNIASGKFGTIKQLPWTTEIKAVAIAFNDMSTKIEAIINRLNNTLENLSKKLSTDDLTGLCLKQNFETDMKHMFINKSTGYVFVIKITDLASFAKAHTTNEVNDFIKKFAKILRTSKYKNLKISAYRFFGSEFALIAKDSTYEDAISFSKQLQKSFEELSIEFNKKEIVHIGGTPFNPIGTTPEILQSATQAYEKATLIGPNEFFITDANELSRDMESWRDLVFDIINNSKFEVNYIGNSKTLNTIDDKIVMQEAFTNIKDKDGNNIPIGTFVSIAEKYEKIVEFDKKVIEKVIQHIIINSIKHDISINLSLESINNTAFIAWIKNKIIENKAIAAQLVFSATAYAVAKNVDKFKFFADEIHKCGAKIIIKRFETKFIPLGNLKDFNLDYIRLARDYTCDICKDYSKQSFIESIGELATLLNIKVFAENVKDDEDMEFLKKYNLYAVSR, encoded by the coding sequence ATGTCTTTATCTAAACAGTTATATATAATCATATCAATAATATTTTTTATGATTTTTACAGGTAATTTTATCATTAGTGTTAAAAATACTAAAGAATATTTAGAAATTGAGTCAGTAACAAAAGCTCAAGATACTGCCACTTCATTGGGAATGAGTTTAAAAAATCTTTTAAAAGATAAAAGTAATCCTGAAATTGAATCCATAATAAATGCTATTGCAAATAGAGGTTTTTATAAAGAAATCAGATTGGAAAACTCTTATTTTTCTATAAAAGACAGTGATTTATTAAAAAATGTAAAAGATTTACCTGAGGGAAAATGGCAAATTTCTAATGTACAAATTGATGAAAAAATTGGAAAGCTTGAGATATTAACTTCTGTTTCTAGTATGGAAAATGAACTAAATGCTCTTGAAAATATAACTGAAGAAAAAGTAGAAGATCAAACACCTACAGAAGAAGTAGAAAATGAATATATTTTTACTCCAAATGAAAATTATGTAAACAATAAAAATATCACTTTTTCTTTTACAGCAACAAAAAATAATGATAAAAAAATTAATACATCTGCTTCTTTAAATGTAAATAAAGTTTTAGTAAAAGTATCAAGAGATGTAAAATTTAATTATATTCCTGAATGGTTTATTCATTTAATTCCACTTGAACTTGAAGAAAAATCGAGTGAAATAAGTGATGGTTGGCAAACAAGTGCAATTATTTATGTAAGTGCAAATCCAGGTGATGCTTATGCAAAACTATATGACCAAGCAAAAAGTGCGAGTATTTATGCAATTATTGCCTTTATTATTTCAATGGTTATTCTATTTATTTTTGTTCAATATATTTTAAAACCTTTAAAAAATTTAGAAAAATTAGCAAATAATATTGCAAGTGGAAAATTTGGAACAATAAAACAACTTCCTTGGACAACAGAAATAAAAGCAGTTGCAATTGCATTTAATGATATGTCAACAAAAATAGAAGCTATTATAAATAGATTAAACAATACCCTTGAAAATTTAAGCAAAAAGTTATCAACTGATGATTTAACTGGACTTTGTTTAAAACAAAATTTTGAAACAGATATGAAACATATGTTTATAAATAAATCAACTGGTTATGTTTTTGTAATAAAAATTACAGACTTAGCATCTTTTGCAAAAGCTCATACAACAAATGAAGTAAATGATTTTATTAAAAAATTTGCAAAAATTTTAAGAACTAGCAAATACAAAAATCTAAAAATAAGTGCATATAGATTTTTTGGTTCAGAGTTTGCTTTAATTGCAAAAGATTCTACTTATGAAGATGCAATAAGTTTTTCAAAACAACTTCAAAAAAGTTTTGAAGAATTATCAATAGAATTTAATAAAAAAGAGATTGTTCATATTGGTGGAACTCCTTTTAATCCCATTGGAACTACACCTGAGATTTTACAAAGTGCAACTCAAGCTTATGAAAAAGCTACTTTAATTGGACCAAATGAATTTTTTATTACAGATGCAAATGAACTTTCAAGAGATATGGAATCATGGAGAGATTTAGTTTTTGATATTATAAATAACTCTAAATTTGAGGTTAATTATATTGGAAATTCTAAAACTCTAAATACAATTGATGACAAAATTGTTATGCAAGAAGCATTTACAAATATAAAAGATAAAGATGGAAATAATATTCCAATTGGAACGTTTGTTTCTATTGCAGAAAAATATGAAAAAATAGTTGAGTTTGATAAAAAAGTTATTGAAAAAGTTATCCAACATATCATAATAAATAGTATTAAACACGATATTTCAATAAACTTATCTTTAGAGTCTATCAATAATACAGCATTTATTGCATGGATTAAAAATAAAATTATTGAAAATAAAGCTATTGCTGCGCAACTTGTATTTTCTGCAACGGCTTATGCTGTTGCCAAAAATGTAGATAAATTCAAATTTTTTGCAGATGAAATACACAAATGTGGAGCAAAAATAATCATAAAAAGATTTGAAACTAAGTTTATTCCTCTTGGTAATCTAAAAGATTTCAACCTTGATTATATAAGACTTGCGAGGGATTATACTTGTGATATTTGTAAAGATTATTCTAAACAAAGCTTTATTGAGTCTATTGGTGAATTAGCAACTTTATTAAATATAAAAGTTTTTGCTGAAAATGTAAAAGATGATGAAGATATGGAATTCTTAAAAAAATATAATTTATATGCAGTTAGTAGATAA
- a CDS encoding MFS transporter — protein sequence MIKSVLPLSAIIALRFFGLFLVLPVISVYAINLEGATPTLVGIVIGGYALTQMLFQIPFGVISDKFSRKGTIIFGLLIFAIGSLICAFSTDIYTLIFGRLLQGAGSIGAVVTAMISDLVKEEQRPKAMAVMGSSIAFAFAISMIAGPTIGAAFGVESLFYITLFLALASIFVLIKFVPNPPKITHTYKEKANLGEILGNANLIKMNITNFLQKGLMTFAFMIIPMTLIKNFDWQMAELWKVYLPAMIFGIIAMGPAAVLAEKKGKFKEILIIGIILFAISYLVIGFSSNSTVFVIGVVIFFIGFNMHEPIMQSLAAKFAKVHQRGLVLGIFTSAGYVGTFLGGLLGGAFYESASMDTLVVVIAVVCILWAILIVTMPNPAKKKFIYLNLDEYKLENSGKLENNAIEEWYINNTENIIAIKYDSDLISEQEVKNLLK from the coding sequence ATGATTAAATCAGTTTTACCTCTTAGTGCTATTATTGCCCTAAGATTTTTCGGTCTATTTTTAGTTTTACCAGTAATATCAGTATACGCTATAAATTTAGAAGGTGCAACTCCAACTTTAGTTGGGATTGTAATTGGTGGTTATGCTTTAACCCAAATGTTATTTCAAATTCCTTTTGGAGTAATTAGTGATAAATTTAGTAGAAAAGGTACTATTATTTTTGGTCTATTGATTTTTGCAATAGGTTCATTAATTTGTGCATTTTCAACAGATATTTATACTTTAATTTTCGGAAGACTTTTACAAGGTGCAGGTTCTATTGGTGCTGTTGTAACTGCGATGATTAGTGACTTAGTAAAAGAAGAACAAAGACCAAAAGCAATGGCGGTTATGGGTTCTTCTATTGCTTTTGCTTTTGCTATTTCTATGATTGCAGGTCCTACTATTGGAGCTGCTTTTGGTGTTGAATCTTTATTTTATATAACTTTATTTTTAGCATTAGCTTCGATTTTTGTTTTAATAAAATTTGTTCCAAATCCTCCAAAAATCACACACACTTATAAAGAAAAAGCAAATTTAGGTGAGATTTTAGGAAATGCAAATTTAATAAAAATGAACATCACAAACTTTTTACAAAAAGGTTTAATGACTTTTGCTTTTATGATTATTCCAATGACTTTAATCAAAAACTTTGATTGGCAAATGGCAGAATTATGGAAAGTTTATCTTCCAGCTATGATTTTTGGAATAATTGCTATGGGACCTGCTGCTGTATTAGCTGAAAAAAAAGGTAAATTTAAAGAAATTCTTATTATTGGAATTATTCTTTTTGCAATTTCTTATTTAGTAATTGGATTTAGTTCAAACTCAACTGTTTTTGTAATTGGTGTTGTTATCTTTTTTATTGGATTTAATATGCACGAACCAATCATGCAATCACTTGCAGCTAAGTTTGCAAAAGTTCACCAAAGAGGTTTAGTTTTAGGAATTTTCACTTCTGCTGGTTATGTGGGAACTTTCTTAGGTGGACTTCTTGGTGGTGCATTTTATGAAAGTGCATCAATGGATACTTTAGTTGTTGTGATTGCCGTAGTTTGCATTTTATGGGCTATTTTGATTGTTACAATGCCAAATCCAGCTAAGAAAAAATTTATTTATTTAAATTTAGATGAATATAAATTAGAAAATAGTGGAAAATTAGAAAATAATGCTATTGAAGAATGGTATATAAACAATACAGAAAATATAATTGCTATTAAATATGATAGTGATTTAATATCTGAACAAGAAGTAAAAAATCTTCTAAAATAA
- a CDS encoding non-canonical purine NTP pyrophosphatase yields the protein MKIVLASANKGKIAEFQKLMPDDEVLAFSEILGQIEIDEDQDSFKGNAVKKARTIYDLLIERGIKDVIVISDDSGISVPVLNNAPGIYSARYAGLNASDKDNNEKLKSELNNLGLEKTPAFYTACIALVYKNEVYTVHGWMHGDVINKELGENGFGYDPMFIPTGFDKTLGELPSEVKKEFSHRSKALKLAIKVLEVIL from the coding sequence GTGAAGATAGTATTAGCCTCAGCAAACAAAGGAAAAATAGCAGAGTTCCAAAAACTAATGCCAGATGATGAAGTTCTTGCATTTAGTGAAATTTTAGGACAAATAGAAATAGACGAAGATCAAGATAGTTTTAAGGGAAATGCTGTAAAAAAAGCTAGAACTATTTATGATTTATTAATAGAAAGAGGCATCAAAGATGTTATTGTAATTTCAGATGATTCAGGAATCTCAGTTCCTGTATTAAATAATGCTCCTGGAATTTATAGTGCTAGATATGCTGGATTAAATGCAAGTGATAAAGATAATAATGAAAAATTAAAGTCTGAGTTAAATAACTTAGGTTTAGAAAAAACACCTGCGTTTTATACCGCTTGTATTGCCTTAGTTTATAAAAATGAAGTTTATACGGTTCATGGTTGGATGCATGGAGATGTTATAAATAAAGAACTAGGTGAGAATGGTTTTGGATATGATCCGATGTTTATTCCAACAGGTTTTGACAAAACTTTAGGAGAATTACCAAGTGAAGTAAAAAAAGAATTTTCTCACAGAAGTAAAGCCTTAAAATTAGCAATTAAAGTTTTAGAAGTTATTCTTTAG